A genomic segment from Cyprinus carpio isolate SPL01 chromosome A4, ASM1834038v1, whole genome shotgun sequence encodes:
- the LOC122141068 gene encoding CD209 antigen-like protein C, which produces MALPGSRKVNIANAPNLMLELKDVMQTYGLEWRQVTSILLDNYAVMRGKNSGLETQARRENPYLLDVSGETVHMVSNAAKALMIMKDTEDFNTAKPQTPQHTGSDGVKIRSSRAAAVCLELLCVLLLTAVIVLCVLIHTKSTNYTQERQQLLTKITNLTEERDQLKSERNELQKRLADGWKCHQSRLYFISSETKNWTESRRYCRERAADLIIINNTEEQEFVKNISGGSGYFWIGLTDIEVEGRWKWVDGSNITSGFWASGEPDSNQGKEEDCALNYSPGWADFPCDYMYKWICEKSVLK; this is translated from the exons ATGGCCTTGCCTGGCAGCAGAAAAGTCAACATTGCCAATGCACCAAACCTTATGCTGGAACTTAAAGATGTCATGCAGACTTATGGTCTTGAGTGGAGACAAGTTACCAGCATCCTCCTTGACAACTATGCAGTCATGAGAGGAAAAAACTCTGGCCTTGAAACTCAAGCAAGGAGGGAGAACCCATACCTCCTTGACGTATCTGGAGAGACCGTGCACATGGTTTCCAATGCTGCCAAGGCCCTCATGATAATG AAAGACACAGAAGACTTCAACACAGCAAAACCCCAAACACCTCAACACACAG GAAGTGATGGTGTGAAGATCAGAAGCTCCAGAGCAGCTGCAGTGTGTTTGGAGctgctgtgtgttcttctgctgactgcagtcatagtgctgtGTGTCCTCATCCATACAAAGAGCACAAACTACACACAAGAGAGACAGCAGCTGCTAACTAAGATCACCAACCTCACAGAAGAGAGAGACCAGTTAAAATCAGAAAGAAATGAACTTCAGAAACGTTTAGCAG ATGGATGGAAGTGCCATCAGTCCAGACTTTACTTCATTTCCTCTGAGACGAAGAACTGGACTGAGAGCAGAAGATACTgtagagagagagcagcagatctgatcatcatcaacaacacagaggaacaa GAGtttgtgaagaacatttctgGTGGTTCTGGATATTTCTGGATTGGTCTGACTGATATTGAAGTGGAGGGCAgatggaaatgggttgatggTAGCAACATCACCTCTGG GTTCTGGGCGTCTGGAGAGCCAGACAGCAATCAGGGAAAAGAGGAAGACTGTGCTCTAAATTATTCACCAGGATGGGCTGATTTTCCATGTGATTATATGTATAAATGGATCTGTGAGAAGAGTGTTcttaaatga